Proteins co-encoded in one Aspergillus flavus chromosome 2, complete sequence genomic window:
- a CDS encoding ubiquinol-cytochrome C reductase — MAGAVSDSCLELTNDVQWLTTVVTAPDCFRYLPACLPSPDHPTTVSLNISSVSLTCDLSTVFRGLIRRNAVYLTAIFTSAFAFEIAYDSASNRIWDAMNRGRQWKDIKHQYMVKDEEDDE; from the exons ATGGCCGGCGCTGTAAGTGATTCTTGCTTGGAATTGACTAATGATGTTCAATGGCTAACAACAGTGGTTACCGCTCCAGATTGCTTCCGCTATCTACCAGCATGTCTCCCCTCCCCGGATCACCCAACGACGGTCTCGTTGAATATATCTTCGGTCTCGCTAACCTGTGATCTTTCAACGGTATTTAGGGGCCTGATCCGCAGGAACGCCGTTTACCTCACGGCCATCTTCACCAGTGCCTTCGCTTTCGAGAT TGCCTATGACTCGGCCTCCAACCGCATCTGGGATGCCATGAACCGCGGC CGTCAATGGAAGGACATCAAGCACCAGTACATGgtcaaggatgaggaggatgacgagtaa